A window from Argopecten irradians isolate NY chromosome 3, Ai_NY, whole genome shotgun sequence encodes these proteins:
- the LOC138318422 gene encoding beta-1,4-glucuronyltransferase 1-like, whose protein sequence is MMFHRCVRKIGLGKIIVLLVIAIIALQILHFYSLTYMNSKESDPGEKRQHERVPTKLSSSSRKIIQRLQHSHLMDSSGSYYLIRNLLSPESDISRSDQVNDHSSVTLVTQCSANHLDDLVDLTERWDAAISISVFTYDSDFPFAIKAILYSYKCFNKIRSKVYLNMIYPIGRPPSISDIEQISLDEINCEVPFKNLRTTNKDNYDVSGIEYPHNILRNFAIKGGNTPYVFVVDIDMIPSSNLLQEFQAFIKRRKQSLDMRSSNDHKVAFVVPSYEVRESIKIPETKEILLTEIKSGNVRPFYAEACERCQKQTVYSEWEKLVDVKFLDVGYSVDWKDPWEPFFITDRELPLYDERFKQYGFNRISQVCEMHIAGYRFDVLNNAFLVHKGFKFAGKFHKGKEEELNKNRILFRSFKEELKSRYPDSTRRCY, encoded by the exons ATGATGTTTCACAGGTGTGTGCGAAAAATTGGACTTGgcaaaattattgttttattagttaTTGCTATAATTGCTCTTCAAattcttcatttttattccCTTACTTACATGAATTCTAAAGAATCAGATCCTGGGGAAAAACGGCAGCATGAACGAGTACCAACAAAATTATCTTCTTCTTCAAGAAAGATTATACAGCGCCTGCAACATTCCCACCTAATGGATAGTAGTGGCTCCTATTACCTAATAAGGAATTTACTGTCACCTGAAAGTGACATTAGTAGGTCAGATCAGGTAAATGACCACTCCAGTGTTACCTTGGTGACACAGTGTTCTGCTAACCACCTTGATGACCTTGTTGATTTGACTGAACGTTGGGATGCAGCGATATCTATCTCTGTTTTCACATATGACAGTGATTTTCCATTTGCTATTAAAGCAATTCTGTATTCATAcaaatgttttaacaaaatCAGAAGTAAAGTGTACTTGAATATGATTTACCCCATTGGTAGGCCTCCATCAATTTCTGACATTGAACAGATATCACTCGATGAAATAAATTGTGAGGTGCCATTTAAAAACTTAAGAACTACAAACAAGGATAATTATGATGTGTCTGGCATTGAATATCCTCACAATATTTTGAGGAATTTTGCTATAAAAGGTGGGAACACTCCCTATGTGTTTGTAGTTGACATTGACATGATTCCATCCAGTAATCTATTACAGGAATTTCAAGCATTTATAAAAAGACGTAAACAATCATTAGACATGAGGAGTTCAAATGACCATAAAGTTGCTTTCGTTGTGCCAAGTTATGAAGTTAGGGAATCGATAAAAATCCCGGAGACCAAAGAAATATTACTAACTGAGATTAAATCTGGGAATGTCCGCCCATTTTATGCGGAAGCATGTGAACGATGCCAGAAACAGACCGTGTATAGTGAGTGGGAGAAGTTGGTGGATGTTAAATTCCTTGATGTCGGTTACAGTGTCGACTGGAAGGATCCCTGGGAGCCGTTCTTCATCACAGACAGAGAGTTACCTTTGTATGATGAGAGATTTAAACAGTATGGATTTAATAGAATAAGTcag GTTTGTGAGATGCACATAGCTGGTTACAGATTTGATGTCCTTAACAATGCATTTCTGGTACACAAAGGATTTAAATTTGCTGGAAAATTCCATAAAGGAAAAGAAGAGGAACTCAACAAAAACAGAATATTATTTAGAAGTTTTAAGGAAGAGTTAAAATCCAGGTATCCAGATTCCACCCGGCGGTGCTATTGA